A single Symbiobacterium thermophilum IAM 14863 DNA region contains:
- a CDS encoding 2-oxoacid:ferredoxin oxidoreductase subunit beta, with protein MAVTMADFRTSEKSWWCPGCGDFGVLAALQKALVDLQIEPEKVAVVSGIGCSGKIGNYINSYNLHTVHGRALAAAQALKLANRELTVIAAGGDGDGFAIGMGHYMHALRRNVNITYIVMDNMIYGLTKGQTSPTSETGFTTKSTPTGNLESPVNQLQLALASGCGFVASGFSANQKQLVEIIKRAIQHPGFALVSTYSPCVTFNRVNTFDFFKQNLVNLDEDPSYNRHDRFAAMKKLMETQELVTGIIYEDPESVPYEDRVPGFREQGIVNQDWTMDPAVWEQIVAQYK; from the coding sequence ATGGCAGTGACCATGGCGGATTTCCGGACGTCCGAGAAGTCCTGGTGGTGCCCGGGCTGCGGCGACTTCGGCGTCCTGGCGGCCCTGCAGAAGGCCCTGGTGGACCTGCAGATCGAGCCGGAAAAGGTGGCGGTGGTCTCGGGCATCGGCTGCTCCGGCAAGATCGGCAACTATATCAACTCGTACAACCTGCACACCGTGCACGGCCGGGCGCTGGCGGCCGCCCAGGCCCTGAAGCTGGCCAACCGGGAGCTGACGGTGATCGCCGCCGGCGGTGACGGCGACGGCTTCGCGATCGGCATGGGCCACTACATGCACGCCCTGCGCCGCAACGTCAACATCACCTATATCGTGATGGACAACATGATCTACGGCCTCACCAAGGGCCAGACCTCCCCCACCTCCGAGACCGGCTTCACCACCAAGTCGACGCCCACAGGCAACCTGGAGAGCCCGGTGAACCAGCTCCAGCTGGCCCTCGCCTCCGGCTGCGGCTTCGTGGCCAGCGGGTTCTCGGCCAACCAGAAGCAGCTGGTGGAGATCATCAAGCGGGCGATCCAGCACCCGGGCTTCGCCCTGGTGAGCACCTACTCGCCCTGCGTGACCTTCAACCGGGTGAACACCTTCGACTTCTTCAAGCAGAACCTGGTCAACCTGGACGAGGACCCGTCCTACAACCGGCACGACCGGTTCGCCGCGATGAAGAAGCTGATGGAGACCCAGGAGCTGGTCACGGGCATCATCTACGAGGATCCCGAGTCGGTCCCCTACGAGGACAGGGTGCCCGGT
- a CDS encoding M48 family metallopeptidase, whose product MLTFRTTVCLVALFLLAALVGLTTVGPFGAAVVIAVSLLTSTAAYRGRRWASLRQMGGRPIQWFEAPDLYELVDALARRAGLPTPRLYLLPGRMVNAVAVATAGSSAIGVTAPLLRYMPPDEVAAVIAHEIAHIRHGDLPLQMVAAGLAGAATALAEIGRFGVVFAWLLGFPVGLGELAAALLIAAGVPAVALVLRMAISREREYLADAGAAELVGSPQRMARALGRLERLNQPAWWQRLLGFPAPQEPTGWAALLSSHPPTRLRIARLLAMSPPRPDLACFG is encoded by the coding sequence ATGCTCACGTTCCGCACGACGGTTTGCCTGGTGGCGCTCTTCCTGCTCGCTGCCCTGGTGGGCCTGACCACGGTGGGGCCCTTCGGCGCCGCGGTGGTGATTGCCGTCTCGCTCCTCACCAGCACCGCCGCGTACCGGGGCCGGAGGTGGGCGTCGCTGCGGCAGATGGGGGGCCGCCCGATCCAGTGGTTCGAGGCCCCGGACCTGTACGAACTGGTGGACGCGCTGGCCCGGCGGGCCGGGCTGCCGACGCCCCGCCTGTACCTTCTGCCGGGCAGGATGGTCAACGCCGTGGCAGTGGCCACCGCCGGCAGCAGCGCCATCGGCGTGACGGCCCCGCTGCTGCGGTACATGCCCCCCGACGAGGTGGCCGCGGTCATCGCTCACGAGATCGCGCACATCCGCCACGGCGATCTGCCGCTTCAGATGGTGGCGGCGGGCCTCGCCGGCGCGGCGACGGCCCTGGCGGAGATCGGCCGGTTCGGCGTCGTCTTCGCGTGGCTGCTCGGGTTCCCGGTGGGGCTGGGGGAGCTGGCCGCCGCGCTCCTGATCGCGGCCGGCGTCCCGGCGGTCGCCCTGGTCCTGCGCATGGCCATCTCCCGGGAGCGGGAGTACCTGGCCGACGCCGGGGCGGCGGAGCTGGTGGGCTCGCCGCAGCGGATGGCCCGGGCGCTGGGCCGGTTGGAGCGGCTCAACCAGCCCGCCTGGTGGCAGCGGCTCCTGGGCTTCCCTGCGCCCCAGGAGCCCACGGGCTGGGCGGCCCTCCTCAGCAGCCACCCGCCGACCCGGCTCCGCATCGCCCGGCTGCTGGCGATGAGCCCGCCCCGGCCGGATCTGGCCTGTTTCGGGTGA
- a CDS encoding 2-oxoacid:acceptor oxidoreductase subunit alpha, whose translation MLKEVCWQIGGEQGSGLDSTAEVFNTVASRAGYYVYAYKTFASRIKGGHTDFTTRISVERVQAPASGVNLLVVLDQESIDLCAKNVYPGAIILAEESFEPKLPEGIDARLLTMPFNKMALALGNTLMKNNLVLGASAALLGLPLEGFKAYAQRRWGTRGAEFVALIHQAMDQGYQYVEEHWPELKLDLAKPDGQEKLLMTGNDAVALGALAGGCRLMFSYPITPASEIAENLVKAFPKVGGVAVQMEDELGSIVACVGAGFAGARVMTATSGPGISLMQEAIGLASMTETPVVVVDTQRGGPSTGMPTKQEQSDLLALAYGGHGEGPRIVLAPGSVEELIPMTAEAFNLADNYHCPVLIASDLALALFQQTVEPTAVDLSNLPKIDRGPIADPQELAALGRDVFERYSKQVNENGVSPRSLPGMKNGQFLATGAEHGPMGKVTENPANRVYMMDRRLRRLHHVKTEAVRYFGSPNADLVLLAFGTTLGAAKEAQPIIEEMTGKKVGVLQVRLIYPVPVAEIARHVGNATALVVESNATGQFAFMLKGSGYDQEKVASLLKYDGTLFTVKEIVDGARAVLAGEARYLVTGGGQGVRPTDDPTIALTAKEA comes from the coding sequence TTGCTTAAGGAGGTTTGCTGGCAGATCGGCGGCGAGCAGGGGTCCGGCCTTGACTCCACGGCCGAGGTCTTCAACACGGTTGCCAGCCGCGCGGGGTACTACGTGTACGCCTACAAGACCTTCGCATCCCGCATCAAGGGCGGACACACCGACTTTACCACGCGCATTTCCGTCGAGCGGGTCCAGGCGCCGGCCTCCGGCGTCAACCTGCTGGTGGTGCTGGACCAGGAGTCCATCGACCTCTGCGCCAAGAACGTCTACCCCGGCGCCATCATCCTGGCGGAGGAGTCCTTCGAGCCCAAGCTGCCGGAGGGCATCGACGCCCGGCTGCTGACCATGCCGTTTAATAAGATGGCGCTGGCGCTGGGCAACACGCTCATGAAGAACAACCTGGTCCTGGGCGCCTCGGCCGCGCTGCTGGGCCTGCCGCTGGAGGGCTTCAAGGCCTACGCGCAGCGCCGGTGGGGAACCCGCGGGGCGGAGTTCGTCGCCCTCATCCACCAGGCCATGGACCAGGGCTACCAGTACGTGGAGGAGCACTGGCCCGAGCTCAAGCTCGATCTGGCCAAGCCTGACGGCCAGGAGAAGCTGCTCATGACCGGCAACGACGCGGTCGCCCTCGGGGCGCTCGCCGGCGGCTGCCGCCTGATGTTCTCCTACCCGATCACGCCGGCCTCCGAGATCGCCGAGAACCTGGTCAAGGCCTTCCCGAAGGTGGGCGGCGTGGCCGTGCAGATGGAGGACGAGCTGGGCTCCATCGTGGCCTGCGTCGGCGCCGGTTTCGCCGGGGCCCGGGTCATGACCGCGACCTCCGGCCCGGGCATCTCGCTGATGCAGGAGGCCATCGGCCTCGCGTCGATGACCGAGACGCCGGTGGTCGTGGTCGACACCCAGCGCGGCGGCCCCTCCACGGGCATGCCCACCAAGCAGGAGCAGTCCGACCTGCTGGCCCTGGCCTACGGCGGCCACGGCGAGGGCCCGCGCATCGTCCTGGCCCCCGGCTCCGTGGAAGAGCTCATCCCCATGACCGCCGAGGCCTTCAACCTGGCGGACAACTACCACTGCCCGGTGCTGATCGCCTCTGACCTGGCCCTGGCCCTGTTCCAGCAGACCGTTGAGCCGACGGCGGTCGACCTCAGCAACCTGCCCAAGATCGACCGCGGCCCCATCGCCGACCCGCAGGAGCTGGCGGCCTTGGGGCGCGACGTGTTCGAACGGTACAGCAAGCAGGTCAACGAGAACGGCGTGTCGCCCCGCTCGCTGCCCGGCATGAAGAACGGCCAGTTCCTGGCCACCGGCGCCGAGCACGGGCCGATGGGCAAGGTCACCGAGAACCCCGCCAACCGGGTCTACATGATGGACCGCCGCCTGCGCCGGCTGCACCACGTGAAGACCGAGGCGGTACGCTACTTCGGCAGCCCGAACGCCGACCTCGTGCTGCTCGCCTTCGGCACCACCCTCGGGGCGGCGAAGGAGGCCCAGCCGATCATCGAGGAGATGACCGGCAAGAAGGTCGGCGTGCTGCAGGTCCGGTTGATCTACCCGGTGCCCGTGGCGGAGATCGCCAGGCATGTGGGCAACGCCACCGCGCTCGTGGTCGAATCCAACGCCACGGGGCAGTTCGCCTTCATGCTGAAGGGGTCCGGCTACGACCAGGAGAAGGTCGCGAGCCTGCTGAAGTACGACGGCACCCTCTTCACGGTGAAGGAGATCGTGGACGGCGCCCGGGCGGTGCTGGCCGGCGAGGCCCGGTACCTGGTGACCGGCGGCGGCCAGGGCGTGCGGCCCACCGATGACCCGACCATCGCGCTGACGGCGAAGGAGGCGTAA
- a CDS encoding aminoacyl-tRNA deacylase: MTQTTPVEPEPIARVRAALRAAGVEGEIRLFGKLLTTAQAAADALGVDLGRIAKSVLMFAGGEPVLVVAAGDRRVDRRKVRDRLNRGKVTLAGPEEVLAVTGFVAGGVAPVGALHPVTVLLDESLRRFPDIWAGGGVPEALLRIRVDDLPRATGGVFADVVQDPAPA, encoded by the coding sequence TTGACGCAGACAACACCGGTTGAACCCGAACCGATCGCACGGGTGCGCGCGGCGCTGCGGGCCGCCGGGGTGGAGGGCGAGATCCGGCTGTTCGGCAAGCTGCTCACCACAGCCCAGGCGGCTGCGGACGCACTCGGCGTGGACCTCGGCCGCATCGCCAAGTCCGTCCTGATGTTCGCCGGGGGCGAGCCGGTGCTGGTGGTGGCGGCCGGCGACCGGCGGGTGGACCGCAGGAAGGTCCGGGACCGGCTCAACCGGGGCAAGGTGACCCTGGCCGGGCCGGAGGAAGTGCTGGCGGTGACGGGATTCGTGGCCGGCGGGGTCGCCCCCGTGGGGGCCCTGCATCCGGTGACGGTGCTCCTGGACGAGAGCCTCCGCCGCTTTCCGGACATCTGGGCGGGCGGAGGCGTTCCTGAGGCGCTGCTCCGGATCCGGGTGGACGACCTGCCCCGCGCCACCGGAGGGGTCTTCGCGGACGTCGTGCAGGATCCGGCTCCGGCATAG
- a CDS encoding RtcB family protein — translation MPFTLWERYPVFGEHDRDTLAQLGRCAEAGRAVGAALMADGHKGYSQPIGGVLFYERFVSPSGVGYDIACGNKAVRTDLVYGEIRREKDRIAAEIHRRVAFGLGRKNPDPVDHELFDDPTWRDVRPLQSLKSMARDQLGTVGAGNHYVDIMAEVPEGWQLGDPIADDAPVWVAVHFGSRGFGHRTASGFLNLAAGRPWDAGAPGESMDQPPTLIPADSELGQAYIAAMKLAGRYAYAGRDYVVDQVLRILGARPTFTVHNHHNFAWFEEHGGVKGWVIRKGATPLFPGQLGFIGGSMGDVAVVVQGVDHPESRAALYSTVHGAGRVMSRTQAAGRWKRHRGRRIRTGGAVDMDAVRRRLAQAGVALVGGDADEAPQVYRPLRQVLRWHAPTLKVLHVLAPVCVVMAAADEFDPYKD, via the coding sequence ATGCCGTTTACGCTGTGGGAGCGATATCCCGTCTTCGGGGAGCACGACCGGGACACCCTGGCCCAGCTTGGCCGCTGCGCGGAGGCGGGCCGGGCCGTGGGGGCCGCCCTGATGGCCGACGGCCACAAGGGCTACAGCCAGCCCATCGGCGGTGTGCTCTTCTACGAGCGGTTCGTCTCGCCCTCGGGCGTGGGCTACGACATCGCATGCGGCAACAAGGCGGTGCGGACCGACCTGGTGTACGGGGAGATCCGGCGGGAGAAGGACCGCATCGCCGCCGAGATCCACCGCCGGGTCGCGTTCGGCCTGGGCCGGAAGAATCCCGACCCGGTGGACCACGAGCTGTTTGACGACCCCACCTGGCGGGACGTGCGCCCGCTCCAGTCGCTGAAGTCCATGGCCCGGGACCAACTGGGCACCGTAGGGGCCGGCAACCACTACGTGGACATCATGGCTGAGGTGCCCGAGGGCTGGCAGCTGGGCGATCCCATTGCCGACGACGCACCGGTCTGGGTGGCGGTGCACTTCGGTTCCCGGGGCTTTGGCCACCGCACGGCCAGCGGCTTCCTGAACCTGGCCGCCGGCCGCCCCTGGGACGCCGGGGCCCCCGGGGAGTCGATGGACCAGCCTCCGACCCTCATCCCGGCGGACTCGGAACTGGGACAGGCCTACATCGCCGCCATGAAGCTCGCTGGCCGGTACGCCTATGCCGGGCGGGACTACGTGGTCGACCAGGTGCTCCGGATCCTGGGCGCGCGGCCGACCTTTACGGTGCACAACCACCACAACTTCGCCTGGTTCGAGGAGCACGGCGGCGTGAAGGGCTGGGTGATTCGCAAGGGGGCGACTCCGCTTTTCCCCGGTCAGCTGGGCTTCATTGGCGGGTCGATGGGCGACGTCGCCGTGGTGGTGCAGGGCGTGGACCACCCGGAGTCCCGGGCGGCCCTGTACAGCACCGTCCACGGCGCCGGCCGGGTGATGTCCCGCACGCAGGCCGCGGGCCGGTGGAAGCGGCACCGGGGAAGGCGGATCCGGACGGGTGGCGCCGTGGACATGGATGCGGTGCGGCGGCGGCTCGCCCAGGCGGGGGTGGCCCTCGTGGGGGGCGACGCCGACGAGGCGCCTCAGGTGTATCGGCCGCTCCGGCAGGTGCTGCGCTGGCACGCGCCGACGCTGAAGGTCCTCCACGTGCTGGCGCCGGTCTGTGTGGTGATGGCTGCAGCGGACGAGTTCGATCCGTATAAGGATTGA
- a CDS encoding malic enzyme-like NAD(P)-binding protein: MAQRLASMRIIVRLEIENTGSIFSYIATAIGASGGDIVAVDLIQSRRDVVVRDITIAVENRAHGDRIVQALAALPGVKVVNVSDRIFLAHLGGKIEVKPRVQVKTRDDLSVVYTPGVADVCRAIAEDPAKAFTLTIKRNTVAVVTDGTAVLGLGNIGPAAALPVMEGKAMLFKQFAGVDAFPICLDTTDPDEIVRIVKAIAPAFGGINLEDISSPRCFEIEERLKEELDIPVFHDDQHGTAVVVLAGLMNAARVVGKELADLRVVVCGIGAAGVAISKMLMAAGITNIVGVDRVGIIERGKTYENPMWQWYAEHTNPENRHGTLDDAIEGADAFIGVSAPNVLKVEHVKKMAKDPIVFAMANPVPEIDPDEAAPYVAVMATGRSDYPNQVNNLLCFPGIFRGALNCRARQINEAMKLAAARAIASVVSDEELHAEYIIPSVFNKRVVEAVAAAVEQAAYETGVARRERQPRTGGDD; this comes from the coding sequence GTGGCTCAGCGACTGGCCAGTATGCGGATCATTGTGCGGCTGGAGATTGAGAATACGGGTTCGATCTTCTCCTACATCGCAACGGCAATCGGCGCCAGCGGTGGCGACATCGTGGCGGTGGACCTCATCCAGTCCCGGCGGGACGTGGTGGTGCGCGACATCACCATCGCGGTGGAGAACCGGGCGCACGGCGACCGGATCGTCCAGGCGCTGGCGGCGCTCCCCGGCGTCAAGGTGGTCAACGTCTCGGACCGGATCTTTCTCGCCCACCTGGGCGGCAAGATCGAGGTCAAGCCCCGGGTGCAGGTGAAGACCCGGGACGACCTGTCGGTCGTCTACACCCCCGGGGTGGCCGACGTCTGCCGGGCGATTGCCGAGGATCCGGCGAAGGCCTTTACGCTGACCATCAAGCGGAACACGGTGGCCGTCGTCACCGACGGCACGGCGGTGCTGGGGCTCGGCAACATCGGGCCGGCCGCGGCCCTGCCGGTGATGGAAGGCAAGGCGATGCTCTTCAAGCAGTTCGCCGGCGTCGACGCCTTCCCGATCTGCCTGGACACCACGGACCCCGACGAGATCGTGCGCATCGTGAAGGCCATCGCGCCGGCCTTCGGCGGCATCAACCTGGAGGACATCTCCTCGCCCCGCTGCTTTGAGATCGAGGAGCGGCTGAAGGAGGAGCTGGACATCCCGGTCTTCCACGATGACCAGCACGGCACGGCGGTGGTGGTGCTCGCCGGGCTGATGAACGCGGCCCGGGTGGTGGGCAAGGAGCTCGCAGACCTCAGGGTCGTCGTCTGCGGCATCGGCGCGGCGGGGGTGGCCATCTCCAAGATGCTGATGGCAGCCGGCATCACCAACATCGTCGGCGTGGACCGGGTGGGCATCATCGAGCGGGGCAAGACGTACGAAAACCCCATGTGGCAGTGGTACGCCGAGCACACCAACCCGGAGAACCGGCACGGCACCCTGGATGACGCGATCGAGGGCGCCGACGCCTTCATCGGTGTATCGGCCCCCAACGTGCTGAAGGTCGAGCACGTCAAGAAGATGGCCAAGGATCCGATCGTCTTTGCCATGGCCAACCCGGTGCCCGAGATCGACCCCGACGAGGCTGCCCCGTACGTGGCCGTCATGGCCACGGGCCGGTCGGACTACCCGAATCAGGTGAACAACCTGCTCTGCTTCCCGGGCATCTTCCGCGGCGCCCTGAACTGCCGGGCGCGGCAGATCAACGAAGCCATGAAGCTGGCCGCGGCCCGGGCGATCGCGTCCGTCGTGTCGGACGAGGAACTGCACGCCGAGTATATCATCCCCTCGGTCTTCAACAAGCGGGTCGTCGAGGCCGTGGCGGCTGCGGTGGAGCAGGCCGCCTACGAGACCGGCGTCGCCCGCAGGGAGCGGCAGCCCCGGACCGGCGGCGACGACTGA
- a CDS encoding S-layer homology domain-containing protein, with protein sequence MRRIAWRALAAILLCIFWIESALAFTYYPAVPQGAVGWAAPRIAQRLNLEPGDRIVAVEMWLDGRQVTARWDESGLVYYDPPEPLAPGDHRVRMVIHVVPDRRGYVYAPVTSEFVFTVRAGALPVLPAPRSEEQAARDAVNQYRAAAGVPPVALDSRLIAAAALQAEYLVRNPAQADADAHRQLPDSPGFVAETPGGRARYFAYDGGVAEVINFTRRAEDAVAGWMDTLYHRIPLLHPGMTQMGYAVAGGGALSANVALLGPYTAADRVVRWPAPGATDVPPLWEGLETPDPLALYPGVRGPVGYPITLTFGRRPAALRLLDARLTGPEGTVRVLLYDPERDPELEDTVAVIPVRPLRPGAQYVVTLSGQVNHGSGPEPFQYTWSFQTAPEARPMLTRRVITYHPADGTVDAIRLEGHAFPEGVRVFLGGLPVQGLVRESESVLRFRLPLGYQGGPADLLVVTPGGLEAEWPGFLTGAEVIRQPQTQPFRAVPLVVRGRPVAEPALIHSAGAVLVPESVLRAWGLEPEQLTSVGRTWWRGADPASEEGGAQPAAAGTLAGEYSLGSVAASAAGAPLQLALPVQQRLGQTYLDVAFVTALTGAELRQVGGEFYLARSVGGQIDVDGHWAAEPIARLLDAGVVSGYGDGTFRPDAQLTRAAFVRMLVSALGLELRPGDGGGFTDTSGHWVAAAGYLGAAAAAGIVRPQEYPQGRFEPDRPILREEIAVLLVRALGREADALATPVPMTDGAAQIAGRWFADAAQWQMPRHVAEAVRAGWIAGYPEPDGRYSFRPDRTATRAEAAALLVRAVGEALGRAE encoded by the coding sequence GTGCGGCGGATCGCGTGGCGCGCGCTGGCGGCCATCCTCCTTTGTATCTTCTGGATCGAATCCGCGCTGGCGTTCACCTACTACCCGGCCGTGCCCCAGGGCGCGGTGGGCTGGGCGGCGCCCCGCATCGCGCAGCGGCTGAACCTGGAGCCGGGGGACCGCATCGTGGCCGTGGAGATGTGGCTGGACGGCCGCCAGGTGACGGCCCGGTGGGACGAGTCCGGGCTGGTGTACTACGACCCGCCGGAGCCGCTCGCGCCGGGCGACCACCGGGTGCGCATGGTCATCCACGTCGTGCCGGACCGGCGGGGCTACGTGTACGCCCCGGTGACGTCGGAGTTCGTCTTCACCGTGAGGGCGGGGGCGCTGCCGGTCCTGCCCGCGCCCCGCTCGGAGGAGCAGGCCGCCCGGGATGCGGTCAACCAGTACCGCGCCGCCGCAGGGGTCCCGCCGGTGGCCCTGGACTCCCGGCTGATCGCCGCGGCCGCGCTGCAGGCGGAGTATCTGGTGCGCAACCCCGCCCAGGCGGATGCGGACGCGCACCGGCAGCTGCCCGACTCGCCCGGCTTCGTCGCCGAGACTCCTGGCGGCCGGGCCCGCTACTTCGCCTACGACGGCGGGGTCGCGGAGGTGATCAACTTCACCCGGCGGGCGGAGGACGCGGTAGCCGGGTGGATGGACACGCTGTACCACCGCATCCCCCTGCTTCACCCCGGCATGACCCAGATGGGGTATGCCGTGGCAGGCGGCGGGGCGCTGTCGGCCAACGTGGCCCTCCTGGGGCCGTACACCGCCGCAGACCGGGTGGTCCGCTGGCCGGCCCCCGGTGCGACGGACGTCCCGCCCCTCTGGGAGGGGCTGGAGACCCCCGATCCGCTGGCGCTCTACCCCGGGGTGCGGGGACCGGTGGGCTACCCGATCACCCTGACCTTCGGCCGCAGGCCGGCCGCCCTGCGGCTTCTCGACGCGCGCCTCACGGGCCCCGAAGGGACCGTGCGGGTCCTGCTGTATGACCCGGAGCGGGACCCGGAGCTGGAGGACACGGTGGCCGTGATTCCCGTGCGGCCGCTCCGACCCGGCGCCCAGTACGTCGTCACGCTGTCCGGCCAGGTGAACCACGGGTCGGGACCGGAGCCGTTCCAGTACACCTGGTCCTTCCAGACGGCGCCTGAGGCCCGGCCGATGCTGACCCGCCGGGTCATCACCTACCATCCGGCCGACGGGACCGTGGATGCCATCCGCCTGGAGGGCCACGCCTTCCCGGAGGGCGTGCGGGTCTTCCTGGGCGGGCTGCCGGTGCAGGGGCTGGTGCGCGAGTCCGAATCGGTCCTCCGCTTCCGCCTGCCCCTGGGGTACCAGGGGGGGCCAGCCGACCTGCTGGTCGTGACGCCGGGCGGCCTGGAGGCCGAGTGGCCCGGGTTCCTCACCGGCGCAGAGGTTATCCGCCAGCCGCAGACCCAGCCGTTCCGCGCCGTGCCGCTGGTGGTGCGCGGGAGGCCCGTGGCCGAACCGGCCCTGATCCACTCGGCAGGGGCGGTGCTGGTGCCCGAGTCGGTGCTGCGCGCCTGGGGGCTGGAGCCCGAGCAGCTGACGTCCGTAGGCCGCACCTGGTGGCGCGGGGCGGATCCGGCGTCAGAGGAGGGCGGGGCGCAGCCTGCCGCGGCCGGGACCCTGGCGGGCGAATACAGCCTGGGGAGCGTCGCTGCCAGCGCGGCGGGCGCGCCGCTGCAGTTGGCCCTGCCCGTGCAGCAGCGGCTGGGGCAGACCTACCTGGATGTGGCGTTTGTCACCGCACTGACCGGTGCGGAGCTCCGGCAGGTGGGGGGCGAGTTCTACCTGGCCCGGTCCGTGGGCGGGCAGATCGACGTGGACGGCCACTGGGCGGCTGAGCCGATCGCCCGGCTCCTGGACGCCGGGGTGGTCTCCGGTTACGGCGACGGCACCTTCCGTCCCGACGCCCAACTCACCCGGGCCGCTTTCGTGCGGATGCTGGTCTCCGCCTTGGGGCTGGAGCTGCGACCCGGCGACGGTGGCGGCTTTACCGATACGTCCGGCCACTGGGTGGCGGCAGCGGGCTACCTGGGCGCCGCGGCGGCCGCGGGGATCGTCCGGCCGCAGGAGTACCCGCAGGGCCGTTTCGAGCCGGACCGGCCCATCCTGCGGGAGGAGATCGCCGTGCTGCTGGTGCGGGCGCTCGGCCGTGAGGCGGACGCCCTGGCCACCCCCGTGCCGATGACGGATGGGGCGGCGCAGATCGCCGGCCGGTGGTTTGCCGACGCGGCCCAATGGCAGATGCCCCGGCACGTGGCCGAGGCCGTTCGGGCAGGGTGGATCGCCGGGTACCCCGAGCCGGACGGGCGCTACTCCTTCCGACCCGACCGGACCGCCACCCGCGCCGAGGCGGCGGCGCTGCTGGTCCGGGCCGTGGGGGAGGCGCTGGGGCGGGCAGAGTAG
- a CDS encoding arginase family protein, whose translation MNRSFLVLNLDDTLTWQPALLAAPHEWIDLRHLPGKNACATPEALAAIAAALAPHQEVPLCFWGAGEYHYVTLLRLQALRRPVTLVLFDHHHDAAPLQGDLVTCGNWVRHALNLPWVRRAVWVGGRHPEMQLYLPHPRLLRAAEPTPPEPFAEWALQAIPTADVYISIDKDVLTGDDSATTWGAGDLALAELMDWLKALARHRRIVGADVCGEWSLSPAQVFPGPQDRRAIARNQRANLAIRDLLAPALVPGAPAAPSRTG comes from the coding sequence ATGAACCGATCCTTCCTGGTGCTGAACCTTGACGACACCCTGACCTGGCAGCCGGCCCTGCTGGCGGCCCCGCACGAGTGGATCGACCTCCGGCACCTGCCCGGGAAGAACGCCTGCGCCACGCCGGAGGCCCTCGCCGCCATCGCCGCCGCCCTCGCCCCCCACCAGGAGGTCCCCCTGTGCTTCTGGGGCGCGGGCGAATACCACTACGTCACCCTGCTGCGGCTCCAGGCCCTCCGCCGGCCGGTCACGCTCGTGCTCTTCGACCACCACCACGATGCGGCGCCGCTGCAGGGCGATCTGGTCACCTGCGGCAACTGGGTCCGCCACGCGCTGAACCTGCCCTGGGTCAGGCGGGCGGTGTGGGTCGGCGGCCGCCACCCCGAGATGCAGCTCTACCTCCCCCACCCGCGCCTCCTGCGGGCAGCGGAGCCGACGCCGCCCGAGCCCTTCGCCGAGTGGGCTCTCCAGGCCATCCCCACCGCAGACGTGTACATCTCCATCGACAAGGACGTCCTTACGGGGGATGACAGCGCCACCACCTGGGGCGCAGGCGACCTGGCGCTCGCCGAGCTCATGGACTGGCTGAAGGCACTGGCGCGGCACCGGCGGATCGTGGGGGCCGACGTCTGCGGCGAGTGGAGCCTCTCCCCCGCCCAGGTGTTCCCCGGGCCGCAGGACAGGCGGGCCATTGCACGGAACCAGCGGGCCAACCTCGCGATTCGCGACCTGCTGGCACCGGCCCTCGTGCCCGGCGCTCCCGCCGCCCCGAGCCGAACGGGCTGA
- a CDS encoding LysR family transcriptional regulator, with translation MLLQHLITFCRVVETGGFARAGALVGLSQPAVTRQVAALEAELGTPLLDRSGRQIHLTPAGRLVYERARRIITAVNTLKEEVADLAHPERGRIAIGAVTTVGLRLLPPILAAFKREHPGIRVHVKADRTQETIQRLLEGEIELAILPTPVTHPRLRSVPLVEDPVVLVCAPGRRSELPDPLPLAKLGEIDLISFQAPSRFRTFVDAMLEQAGVYPNVTMEFDSHEAVTLMVEAGFGCALVPASAVERELALGTVVRVEVEGMPRMARTTSLAFRHPNPGWSPATERLFQMIVDFFRQGG, from the coding sequence TTGTTGCTACAGCACCTCATCACCTTTTGCCGGGTCGTGGAGACCGGCGGGTTCGCACGGGCGGGCGCGCTGGTGGGGCTGAGCCAGCCCGCGGTAACCCGCCAGGTCGCCGCCCTGGAGGCGGAGCTGGGCACGCCGCTTCTGGACCGTTCGGGCCGGCAGATCCACCTGACGCCGGCCGGACGGCTCGTCTACGAGCGGGCGAGACGCATCATCACCGCGGTGAACACGCTGAAGGAGGAGGTCGCCGACCTGGCTCATCCGGAGCGGGGGCGCATCGCCATCGGCGCGGTGACCACGGTCGGGCTGCGTCTGCTCCCGCCCATCCTGGCCGCGTTCAAGCGGGAGCATCCGGGGATCCGGGTGCACGTGAAGGCGGACCGTACGCAGGAGACGATCCAGCGGCTGCTGGAGGGGGAGATCGAGCTGGCGATCCTGCCGACGCCCGTGACCCACCCCCGGCTGCGCTCCGTGCCGCTGGTGGAGGACCCGGTGGTGCTGGTCTGCGCGCCCGGCCGGCGCTCGGAGCTCCCCGATCCGCTGCCCCTGGCCAAGCTGGGGGAGATCGACCTGATCTCGTTCCAGGCCCCGTCCCGTTTCCGCACCTTCGTGGACGCGATGCTGGAACAGGCCGGGGTCTACCCCAACGTCACCATGGAGTTCGACTCCCACGAGGCCGTCACGCTCATGGTCGAGGCCGGCTTTGGCTGCGCGCTCGTGCCGGCCTCCGCCGTGGAGCGGGAGCTGGCGCTGGGCACCGTGGTCCGGGTCGAGGTGGAGGGGATGCCGCGCATGGCCCGCACCACCAGCCTGGCCTTCCGCCATCCGAATCCGGGCTGGAGCCCGGCCACCGAGCGGCTGTTCCAGATGATTGTGGACTTCTTCAGACAGGGGGGCTAA